One segment of Ricinus communis isolate WT05 ecotype wild-type chromosome 8, ASM1957865v1, whole genome shotgun sequence DNA contains the following:
- the LOC8273712 gene encoding calcium-dependent protein kinase 24, with protein MGGCISAPLKAGRIISRRLHYDNRSKPLADNSAASQPCTNFQVGNVLKSPAGNNIRQKYEFGKELGRGEFGVTYRCLHKETGETYACKTISKAKLKTEIDVEDVRREVEIMRHLPKHPNIVSYKEAYEDKEVIYLVMELCEGGELFDRIVAKGHYTERAAAMVTKTILEIVKVCHKHGVIHRDLKPENFLFADVHENSQLKAIDFGLSIFFQPGQRFSEIVGSPYYMAPEVLRRNYGPEVDVWSAGVILYILLCGVPPFWAETEEGIAHAIVGGKIDFTRDPWPRVSEEAKDLVQNMLDQNPYSRLTVQEVLEHPWIHNASDVPNVNLGENVRARIKQFSLMNKFKKRVLRVVADNLTDEQVDGIKQMFHMMDTDNTGDLTFEELKSGLHKIGHPVPDPDVRTLMDAADIDGNGTLSIEEFVAMSIHLIKIGNDEHLSQAFKFFDKNQTGYIEFEELRDAMVHDNLGPNCEEVIKDIMSDVDLDKDGRISFDEFKAMMKSGMDWKMASRQYSRAMLNALSMKLLKDGSMQLKT; from the exons ATGGGAGGCTGCATTTCAGCACCTCTAAAGGCAGGTCGCATTATATCCAGAAGGTTGCATTATGACAACAGATCGAAACCCTTGGCAGATAACAGCGCGGCTTCGCAGCCCTGTACTAATTTCCAAGTTGGGAATGTGCTTAAAAGTCCTGCAGGAAACAACATAAGACAGAAATATGAGTTTGGCAAGGAATTAGGCAGAGGAGAATTTGGGGTGACATACCGATGTTTGCATAAAGAAACAGGCGAAACATACGCTTGTAAGACGATTTCGAAGGCGAAATTGAAGACGGAGATTGATGTGGAAGATGTGAGAAGAGAGGTTGAGATCATGAGGCATTTGCCTAAGCATCCAAATATAGTTAGCTACAAGGAAGCTTATGAAGATAAAGAAGTCATTTATCTTGTAATGGAACTTTGTGAGGGAGGGGAACTCTTTGACAGGATTGTGGCTAAAGGGCATTACACAGAACGTGCTGCTGCCATGGTCACTAAGACCATTTTGGAGATTGTCAAG GTATGTCATAAACATGGAGTCATACACAGGGACCTAAAACCTGAAAATTTCCTGTTCGCAGATGTGCACGAGAACTCCCAGTTAAAGGCTATTGACTTCGGcctctccattttctttcaACCTG GTCAGAGATTCAGTGAAATAGTTGGAAGTCCATATTACATGGCTCCAGAGGTTCTGAGACGAAATTATGGACCAGAAGTGGATGTGTGGAGTGCAGGTGTCATCCTCTATATTCTGCTTTGTGGAGTTCCTCCTTTCTGGGCAG AAACTGAGGAAGGGATTGCCCATGCGATTGTTGGAGGAAAAATAGATTTTACAAGGGACCCTTGGCCTAGGGTTTCTGAAGAAGCAAAAGACCTTGTCCAGAACATGCTTGATCAAAATCCTTACAGCCGGTTGACGGTTCAAGAAGTACTTG AACACCCCTGGATACACAATGCAAGCGATGTCCCTAATGTGAACCTTGGAGAAAATGTCAGAGCAAGGATTAAGCAGTTTTCCTTGATGAATAAGTTCAAGAAGAGAGTTCTCAGG gtGGTAGCAGACAACTTGACAGATGAGCAAGTAGATGGGATCAAACAGATGTTCCATATGATGGACACTGACAATACTGGAGACTTGACATTTGAAGAACTCAAATCTGGCCTCCACAAAATTGGACATCCTGTTCCTGATCCTGACGTCCGAACGTTAATGGATGCC GCAGACATTGATGGAAATGGAACACTAAGCATTGAGGAGTTCGTGGCAATGTCTATTCATCTGATAAAAATTGGGAATGACGAGCATCTCTCCCAAGCTTTCAAATTCTTCGACAAGAACCAAACAGGATATATCGAGTTCGAGGAATTGAGAGATGCAATGGTACATGACAACTTAGGACCCAACTGTGAGGAGGTCATCAAAGACATCATGTCTGATGTCGATCTTGACAAG GATGGTCGAATCAGTTTTGATGAATTCAAGGCAATGATGAAAAGTGGCATGGACTGGAAGATGGCTTCCCGTCAATACTCTAGAGCAATGTTAAACGCTTTGAGCATGAAATTGCTCAAAGACGGATCTATGCAGCTGAAAACATAA